In Eubalaena glacialis isolate mEubGla1 chromosome 3, mEubGla1.1.hap2.+ XY, whole genome shotgun sequence, the following are encoded in one genomic region:
- the PRMT6 gene encoding protein arginine N-methyltransferase 6, translating into MSQPKRRKLESGGGGEGGEGTEEEDGGELEVALPRPRRTRRERDQLYYQCYSDVSVHEEMIADRVRTDAYRLGILRNWAALRGKTVLDVGAGTGILSIFCAQAGARRVYAVEASDIWQQAREVVRLNGLEDRVHVLPGPVETVELPEQVDAIVSEWMGCGLLHESMLSSVLHARTKWLKEGGLLLPASAELFVAPISDQMLELRLSFWSQMKQLYGVDMSCLESFATRCLMGHSEIVVQGLSGEDVLARPQCFAQLELARAGLEQELEAGVGGRFRFSCYGSAHMHGFAIWFQVTFPGGDSEKPLVLSTSPFHPVTHWKQALLYLNEPVQVEQDTDVSGEITLLPSQDNHRHLRVLLRYKVGDQEEKTKDFAMED; encoded by the coding sequence ATGTCGCAGCCCAAGAGAAGAAAGCTTGAGTCGGGGGGCGGCGGCGAAGGAGGGGAGGGAACTGAAGAGGAAGATGGCGGAGAGCTGGAGGTGGCCCTGCCACGACCCCGGAGGACTAGGCGGGAGCGTGACCAGCTGTACTACCAGTGCTACTCGGATGTATCGGTCCACGAGGAGATGATTGCCGACCGCGTCCGCACCGATGCCTACCGCCTGGGCATCCTGCGGAACTGGGCAGCGCTGCGGGGCAAGACCGTGCTGGACGTGGGCGCGGGCACCGGCATTCTCAGCATCTTCTGTGCCCAGGCCGGGGCCCGGCGCGTGTACGCGGTGGAGGCCAGCGACATCTGGCAACAGGCCCGGGAGGTGGTGCGGCTCAACGGGCTGGAGGACCGGGTGCACGTCCTGCCGGGGCCGGTGGAGACGGTGGAGTTGCCGGAGCAGGTGGATGCCATCGTGAGCGAGTGGATGGGCTGCGGACTCCTGCACGAGTCCATGCTGAGCTCTGTGCTCCACGCGCGGACCAAGTGGCTGAAGGAGGGCGGTCTCCTACTGCCGGCTTCCGCCGAGCTCTTCGTGGCGCCCATCAGCGACCAGATGCTGGAGTTGCGCCTAAGCTTCTGGAGCCAGATGAAGCAGCTCTACGGTGTGGACATGAGCTGCCTGGAGAGCTTCGCCACGCGCTGCCTCATGGGCCACTCAGAAATCGTGGTGCAAGGCCTGTCCGGCGAGGATGTGCTGGCCCGGCCGCAGTGCTTTGCTCAGCTGGAGCTGGCCCGCGCCGGCCTGGAGCAGGAGCtggaggcgggggtgggtgggCGCTTCCGCTTCAGCTGCTACGGCTCGGCTCACATGCACGGCTTTGCCATCTGGTTCCAGGTGACCTTCCCCGGAGGGGACTCGGAGAAACCCCTGGTGCTGTCCACCTCGCCTTTTCACCCAGTCACGCACTGGAAGCAGGCACTCCTCTACCTGAACGAGCCTGTGCAAGTGGAGCAAGATACGGACGTTTCCGGAGAGATCACGCTGCTGCCCTCCCAGGACAACCACCGTCACCTACGCGTGCTGCTGCGCTACAAAGTGGGCGACCAGGAAGAAAAGACCAAAGACTTTGCCATGGAGGACTGA